A genomic segment from Gallaecimonas xiamenensis 3-C-1 encodes:
- a CDS encoding oxidoreductase: MQLANKTVLVAGAGGLLGSHLVKALLDAGAKVLAADLDVTLLASKLGRLGVDNASAMLELRALDITQEGDVKALFASADLDGAVNTTYPRNSRYGAHFFDVSLDSFNENLSLHLGSAFLFTQQCAAYFQARQRPFSLVNLSSIYGVIAPRFSVYEDTPMTMPVEYAAIKSAIVHLTKYVVAYVKDSRFRANSVSPGGLRDGQPPAFLAAYQGQSHGKGMLDVDDILGSILFLLSDASAYVTGQNLTIDDGFSL; the protein is encoded by the coding sequence ATGCAACTGGCGAATAAGACAGTACTGGTGGCCGGGGCCGGTGGCCTGCTGGGCAGCCACCTGGTCAAGGCGCTGCTGGATGCCGGTGCCAAGGTCCTGGCGGCAGACTTGGATGTGACCCTGCTGGCCTCCAAACTTGGCAGGCTGGGGGTGGATAACGCGTCAGCGATGCTGGAACTAAGGGCCCTGGACATCACCCAGGAAGGGGACGTCAAAGCCCTTTTCGCCAGTGCCGACCTCGACGGCGCCGTTAACACCACCTATCCCAGGAACAGCCGCTACGGTGCCCACTTTTTCGATGTCAGCCTCGACTCGTTCAACGAGAACCTGTCGCTGCACCTGGGCAGTGCCTTTTTGTTCACCCAGCAGTGCGCCGCCTACTTTCAGGCGCGCCAACGGCCCTTCTCCCTGGTGAACCTCTCGTCCATCTATGGGGTTATCGCTCCGCGCTTTTCGGTGTACGAAGACACCCCCATGACCATGCCGGTGGAATACGCCGCCATCAAGTCGGCCATAGTGCACCTGACCAAGTACGTGGTGGCCTATGTCAAAGACAGCCGCTTTCGCGCCAATAGCGTCAGCCCCGGCGGCCTCAGGGACGGCCAGCCCCCGGCCTTCTTGGCGGCCTACCAGGGGCAGAGCCACGGTAAAGGCATGCTCGATGTGGATGACATACTCGGCAGCATCCTCTTTTTGCTGTCCGACGCCTCGGCCTATGTCACCGGCCAGAACCTCACCATCGATGACGGCTTTAGCCTCTAA
- a CDS encoding cytidylyltransferase domain-containing protein, which translates to MSAYAFIFARGGSKGLPGKNIKPLAGKPLLQYAIDTALAVPALSKVFVSTDDPDIARVARQGGAEVIERPPQLASDRAPEWLAWRHAVDWVTERYGPFDTFVSLPATSPLKAPEDVEAAMARLEADQADICISMTPADNSPYFNMVKRGQDGLVTLVNPPAQGISRRQDAPVVFDITTVVYVTRPDFIRGHDGLFAGKVTAVEVPKDRAVDIDDIYDFMLAEAILRSKNATGE; encoded by the coding sequence ATGAGTGCATACGCGTTTATCTTTGCCAGGGGCGGCTCAAAGGGCCTGCCGGGCAAGAACATCAAGCCCCTGGCCGGCAAACCCCTGCTTCAGTACGCCATCGACACCGCCCTGGCGGTGCCGGCGCTGAGTAAGGTTTTTGTGTCCACCGACGACCCCGATATCGCCCGGGTGGCCCGCCAGGGCGGCGCCGAGGTGATAGAGCGCCCGCCGCAGCTGGCCTCGGACAGGGCCCCGGAATGGCTGGCCTGGCGCCATGCGGTGGACTGGGTCACCGAGCGCTACGGCCCCTTTGACACTTTCGTCAGCCTGCCTGCCACCAGCCCCCTCAAAGCCCCCGAAGACGTGGAAGCGGCTATGGCCCGCCTGGAGGCCGACCAGGCCGACATCTGCATTTCCATGACGCCGGCGGATAACAGCCCCTATTTCAACATGGTCAAGCGGGGCCAAGATGGCCTGGTAACCCTGGTCAACCCACCGGCCCAAGGCATCAGCCGGCGCCAGGACGCCCCTGTGGTGTTTGACATCACCACTGTGGTTTATGTGACCCGCCCTGATTTTATCCGGGGCCATGACGGGCTCTTTGCCGGCAAGGTGACGGCGGTGGAAGTGCCCAAAGACAGGGCTGTGGACATCGACGATATCTACGATTTCATGCTGGCCGAAGCCATTTTGAGGAGTAAGAATGCAACTGGCGAATAA
- a CDS encoding Gfo/Idh/MocA family protein: protein MERIAVIGLGNISARHRRNLRQLHPKADILAMAASGRPVTEPVADASLVLPSLEAVMAAAPDYAVIASPAPFHAQQAEPLLGAGIPCLIEKPLVAEAAQLALLPQASKAVAAVGYCLRFLPAAGQLKALLQANALGQLLHVSVNVGQHLAQWRPHIDYRQSVSANRHLGGGVLLELSHELDYLQWLLGPLALRHALLRGGNLLGVEVECGADLCLTTQGGAVCQVHMDLLQSQPQRHCQIVGELGRLDWDLLANRLTLTTAQGQETLYSAPEWDKNGMYLAMLQSFEAQLNRPGPSSLCTLAEAAQTVHLIDLIKTEADWIP from the coding sequence ATGGAAAGGATTGCCGTTATTGGCCTTGGCAATATCAGTGCCCGCCACCGCCGCAACCTAAGGCAGCTGCACCCCAAGGCCGACATTCTGGCCATGGCGGCCAGCGGCCGCCCCGTCACCGAGCCCGTGGCCGACGCCAGCCTGGTATTGCCAAGCCTTGAGGCGGTAATGGCAGCGGCCCCCGATTACGCCGTCATCGCCTCCCCTGCCCCTTTTCACGCCCAGCAGGCTGAACCATTGCTGGGGGCCGGCATTCCCTGCCTTATCGAAAAACCCCTGGTGGCCGAGGCGGCGCAGCTGGCCCTGCTACCCCAGGCAAGCAAGGCCGTTGCCGCCGTCGGCTATTGCCTGCGTTTTTTACCGGCCGCCGGGCAGCTTAAAGCCCTGCTGCAGGCCAATGCCCTGGGGCAACTGCTCCATGTCAGCGTCAATGTCGGCCAGCACCTGGCCCAGTGGCGCCCCCATATCGATTATCGCCAATCGGTGTCGGCCAACCGGCACCTGGGGGGCGGGGTGCTGCTGGAGCTGAGCCATGAGCTGGATTACCTGCAGTGGTTGCTGGGGCCCCTTGCGCTGCGCCACGCCCTGCTGCGAGGCGGCAACCTGCTGGGGGTTGAAGTCGAATGCGGCGCCGACCTTTGCCTGACCACCCAGGGCGGCGCCGTCTGCCAGGTACATATGGATCTCCTGCAAAGCCAACCCCAGCGCCACTGCCAGATCGTTGGCGAACTGGGCCGCCTGGACTGGGACCTGCTGGCCAACCGCCTGACCCTGACCACAGCACAAGGCCAGGAAACCCTGTATAGCGCCCCGGAATGGGACAAAAACGGCATGTACCTGGCCATGCTGCAAAGTTTTGAAGCGCAGCTCAACCGGCCAGGCCCCTCTTCCCTTTGCACCCTGGCCGAAGCGGCCCAGACGGTGCACCTTATCGACCTCATCAAGACCGAGGCGGATTGGATCCCATGA